From Candidatus Manganitrophus morganii, the proteins below share one genomic window:
- a CDS encoding O-antigen ligase family protein, which produces MKEAFSLIYIIWFLRLFKPEWIIAYYVPGTGVIRGLPTLFLYLLLLYVIFVRGQKLKIDTGVFVFFLSIAVSTVFAMNTGRARDAFFGMLDTLIFFALNAVLIKKDEEIERIFNFYMAAMVFYFFAGIIHMREGVGNGAVVPFHVALSDEDAFGPFMDLGVVMGLLLSVKDGKVRYGYLIVGLLCTLGLIASDARGAFLSLCAGILFIWYRSKRKMLLMGIGSVFAAFVLISTSLFFEGGEYWKEIASVRESVVDEASEGRHFLMKKAFQIFFDSPGNTLVGVGPFNYGIALVTVTTDQEAGERGVQLGHLYGRDTHNVYLQILAEQGSLGVITFAMMIGIFWRKNNAIQKVYQRSLKHPHRQHEKEEKLISRNRKYNYFALALQAAMVTFLLNGIFYNIVYYHWVWDLLILNYLAYESSRRTLPSESPVPIRERVYA; this is translated from the coding sequence GTGAAAGAAGCATTTAGCCTTATATACATTATTTGGTTCCTACGCCTTTTTAAGCCAGAATGGATCATCGCTTATTATGTGCCGGGTACCGGAGTCATAAGAGGGCTGCCGACACTATTCTTATATCTTCTGCTCCTTTATGTGATTTTTGTTCGTGGACAAAAATTAAAAATTGATACGGGGGTTTTTGTCTTTTTCCTGTCGATTGCGGTCTCAACGGTATTTGCGATGAATACCGGCCGAGCCCGTGACGCCTTTTTCGGCATGCTGGACACCCTGATCTTCTTTGCTTTAAATGCCGTTTTGATTAAAAAAGATGAAGAAATCGAGCGGATTTTTAATTTCTATATGGCTGCAATGGTTTTTTATTTCTTTGCTGGAATCATCCACATGAGGGAAGGGGTGGGGAACGGGGCGGTGGTCCCTTTCCATGTTGCTCTCAGTGATGAAGATGCATTCGGGCCTTTCATGGATCTTGGCGTTGTGATGGGATTGCTTCTCTCGGTAAAGGATGGAAAGGTCAGGTACGGCTATCTTATCGTCGGATTGCTCTGCACCCTGGGATTAATCGCTTCGGATGCAAGAGGCGCTTTTTTGAGTCTTTGCGCGGGGATCCTCTTCATCTGGTACCGGTCGAAAAGGAAAATGTTGCTGATGGGAATTGGTAGCGTTTTTGCTGCATTTGTCCTAATCTCAACGAGTCTCTTTTTTGAAGGGGGCGAATACTGGAAGGAGATTGCATCGGTCCGTGAATCCGTGGTGGACGAAGCATCTGAGGGAAGGCATTTTTTAATGAAGAAAGCGTTCCAAATCTTCTTTGACAGTCCTGGAAATACCCTTGTCGGGGTGGGTCCTTTTAATTACGGTATCGCGCTGGTCACCGTGACGACCGATCAGGAGGCAGGAGAAAGAGGTGTTCAACTCGGTCATCTGTACGGAAGGGATACCCACAATGTCTATCTTCAAATCCTTGCCGAGCAGGGTTCATTGGGGGTCATCACTTTCGCAATGATGATCGGCATCTTCTGGAGAAAGAACAACGCCATCCAGAAAGTGTACCAACGCTCTCTTAAACATCCGCATCGGCAGCATGAAAAGGAAGAAAAGTTGATTTCTCGGAACAGAAAATACAATTACTTTGCCCTCGCCCTGCAGGCGGCGATGGTGACTTTTCTGTTAAACGGTATTTTTTATAATATCGTGTATTACCATTGGGTCTGGGATCTTTTAATTCTGAATTATCTGGCTTATGAAAGTAGTCGAAGGACTCTCCCGTCGGAGAGTCCGGTTCCGATTAGAGAGCGGGTATATGCCTAA
- a CDS encoding acyltransferase: MLSQVILKIKRKENSFYSFLYDLGKFVLSFNVPSIKPIHLPLYHLDHLVKEGLRWFISVFWAVPLFRARCEKVGRNLRLPNGIPYIVGGHLKIFLGDNVSIGRSTIGASKVFDEPVLKIGNNSSLGYGTTISVAKEVIIGDNCMIAPGCIIMDSDDHPIDPQKRLLGMPVEKEEVRPVKIGNNVWIGAHCIILKGVTIGDNSIISAHAVITRDVMENSIYAGNPARPVSRDIGKLSDQPTIHREIESPKS; encoded by the coding sequence ATGTTGAGTCAAGTGATCTTAAAAATTAAGCGGAAAGAAAATTCCTTTTATTCTTTCTTGTATGATCTTGGAAAGTTTGTTCTTTCCTTTAATGTTCCATCGATTAAACCGATACACCTTCCGTTGTATCATCTGGACCATCTTGTAAAAGAGGGATTGAGATGGTTCATCAGCGTTTTTTGGGCGGTCCCTCTTTTTAGAGCGAGGTGCGAAAAAGTCGGCAGGAACCTGCGCCTGCCGAATGGAATACCATACATCGTGGGAGGCCATTTAAAAATCTTCCTGGGCGATAATGTCAGCATTGGCAGGTCCACTATTGGGGCGAGCAAGGTTTTTGATGAGCCGGTTCTGAAAATTGGAAATAATAGTTCGCTGGGTTATGGAACGACGATCAGTGTGGCGAAAGAAGTGATCATCGGCGACAATTGTATGATTGCCCCAGGTTGCATCATTATGGACAGTGATGATCATCCCATCGATCCTCAAAAAAGGCTTTTAGGGATGCCGGTTGAAAAAGAAGAAGTCCGTCCCGTCAAGATCGGAAATAATGTCTGGATCGGCGCGCATTGCATTATTTTAAAAGGGGTCACCATCGGCGATAATTCGATTATTTCGGCACACGCGGTGATCACAAGAGACGTAATGGAAAACTCGATTTATGCCGGTAATCCGGCGAGACCGGTTTCACGAGATATCGGGAAACTTTCTGATCAGCCCACGATTCATCGCGAAATTGAAAGTCCGAAATCATAA
- a CDS encoding methyltransferase domain-containing protein: protein MMILVVALFSPLFLLFPEMLEKDSEYGRRVRNFILFAAVIKGFPVRLIDTVRCTKDGGRLRLDRSEEGVDSIAEGKLHCEKCGVVYKIQDGILEMLEDAAPLDERNQFEMATRDVEAHKRVESNEITALSEIDRMELPTTLGQLGKTDGRSLLEIGCGTGRYTRPLAERCNSLLAVDFSKESLLANARSLPEDRNVGFVRADAGNLKLKEESFDLAFSTAYSNLPSAQIRSRANESVSRALKLNGKYVVSTHHHDIREILRGVSTAEEYENGIFFQRFTRGSLRRELEKYFSAIEMKTVIIWVPYISRFKPGRVFFSRLAEKVPILNQLGGLLLATAVKDKSSS, encoded by the coding sequence ATGATGATTCTCGTGGTCGCTTTATTCAGTCCGTTGTTTTTGTTGTTTCCCGAAATGCTGGAAAAAGATTCGGAGTACGGCCGTCGCGTTCGGAATTTTATTCTTTTCGCGGCGGTCATCAAAGGGTTTCCCGTCCGATTGATCGATACGGTCCGATGTACTAAGGACGGAGGGCGTCTTCGTTTGGATAGGTCGGAAGAGGGGGTGGATTCCATCGCCGAGGGAAAGCTCCATTGTGAGAAGTGCGGCGTCGTTTATAAAATCCAGGATGGAATTCTGGAGATGCTTGAAGACGCTGCGCCATTGGATGAGCGCAATCAGTTTGAAATGGCGACCCGGGATGTTGAAGCCCATAAACGGGTTGAATCAAATGAGATTACGGCCCTCTCTGAAATCGATCGGATGGAGCTTCCAACGACACTGGGGCAGCTGGGAAAGACAGACGGTAGATCTCTGCTGGAAATCGGTTGCGGAACCGGAAGATACACGAGACCGTTGGCCGAGCGCTGCAATTCTCTTTTGGCCGTCGATTTTTCAAAAGAGTCACTGCTCGCAAATGCAAGGTCTTTGCCCGAAGACCGGAACGTGGGGTTTGTTCGGGCGGATGCCGGCAACTTGAAATTAAAGGAGGAAAGTTTCGACCTGGCTTTCTCGACGGCCTATTCCAATCTTCCTTCTGCCCAGATTCGCTCTCGAGCGAACGAATCGGTTTCCCGGGCGCTGAAACTAAATGGAAAATACGTCGTCAGCACGCATCATCATGACATTCGAGAAATCCTAAGAGGGGTCAGCACGGCGGAAGAATACGAAAATGGAATCTTTTTCCAAAGATTTACAAGGGGTTCTCTGAGACGGGAGTTGGAGAAATATTTTTCAGCAATAGAGATGAAAACAGTCATCATTTGGGTCCCTTACATCAGCCGGTTTAAACCAGGCAGGGTATTTTTCTCAAGGCTTGCGGAAAAAGTCCCAATCTTGAATCAATTAGGCGGGCTTCTCCTGGCGACTGCCGTGAAGGATAAATCGTCGTCTTGA
- a CDS encoding polysaccharide deacetylase family protein: MNIKRQVLFGGYRLAKTVGFLRLRNQALNYANILCFHRVNNNEPHPDPLTVRVDVFDRLMQIVRREYNPISLQTLIERVKKGEPFEPNTVAITFDDGYKDNFLNAAPILKKYALPATFFVTSGYIDTERVFPWDEESPVKHPLMTWDEVRELAWMGFEIGGHTVNHVDLGTASIETAREEVVGCKEKIEKEIGQRINAFAFPFGRADAIRDDVLDIVRAAGFDCCCSDYGGKVTTGSDRYNLERVSMYPTITEMLMELDNFMTYYKGAMKINFLTSKTALPQVPAGMMPREP; the protein is encoded by the coding sequence ATGAACATCAAAAGACAGGTTCTCTTCGGCGGCTATCGATTGGCAAAAACGGTCGGATTCTTGCGCCTCAGAAACCAGGCGCTCAATTACGCGAATATCCTCTGCTTCCACCGTGTGAATAACAATGAGCCGCATCCGGATCCACTCACGGTCCGGGTGGACGTGTTCGACCGATTGATGCAGATTGTCCGGCGGGAATACAATCCGATTTCATTGCAGACCCTCATCGAGAGAGTGAAAAAGGGGGAACCGTTTGAGCCGAACACCGTTGCGATCACCTTCGACGATGGATACAAAGATAATTTTCTCAACGCGGCGCCGATCCTCAAGAAGTATGCTCTTCCCGCCACCTTCTTTGTCACCAGCGGATACATTGATACGGAGCGCGTTTTTCCCTGGGATGAAGAATCCCCCGTGAAGCACCCGCTGATGACCTGGGATGAGGTGAGAGAACTTGCGTGGATGGGGTTCGAGATCGGCGGACACACCGTCAATCACGTCGATCTCGGGACGGCTTCGATCGAGACGGCCCGGGAAGAGGTCGTCGGCTGCAAAGAGAAAATTGAGAAGGAAATCGGCCAAAGGATTAATGCGTTTGCCTTTCCCTTCGGAAGGGCCGATGCCATTCGCGACGACGTATTGGACATCGTGCGCGCGGCCGGTTTTGATTGCTGTTGTTCGGACTACGGAGGCAAGGTCACGACCGGAAGCGATCGATACAATCTGGAGCGGGTCTCCATGTATCCGACGATTACGGAGATGCTCATGGAACTCGACAATTTCATGACCTACTACAAGGGTGCAATGAAAATCAATTTCCTTACCTCGAAGACAGCGCTCCCGCAGGTGCCGGCCGGCATGATGCCGAGGGAGCCGTAG
- a CDS encoding glycosyltransferase family 2 protein — protein MKSAKHGIQSGNMAPKVSLFISVYNEEAVIEEKLLNSLALDYPKDRLEVVVISDGSADRTDEIVARYAQQGVLLRSYEGRIGKTACLNNAAPLAKGEIIVFSDANSKYDREAIKRLVSHFSDSHIGFVTGGTKYISEDGGKMLDSIGIYSKIEKATKRLESRTGSCVGADGAIFAIRKSLYQPLQSVDINDFVIPLNIIRKGFRGILDENAFCIEKIAKGTKGEFNRQVRITNRTIRAVVNQRDLLNPFQYGFFAFELASHKLCKLLVPFFLLSAFILNLFLLRQGTLYIAALFVQLSLYGLSALGHWGWLKDFSRLISMAHTFVVVNAAILTGWIKYMKGDTYTTWTTAREGLGNNKPSMGVK, from the coding sequence GTGAAATCGGCTAAACATGGGATTCAGTCGGGGAATATGGCTCCGAAGGTTTCGCTCTTCATCTCCGTGTATAACGAAGAAGCGGTCATCGAAGAGAAGCTCTTAAACTCGCTCGCGTTGGACTATCCGAAAGACCGCTTGGAAGTGGTCGTGATCTCGGACGGCTCCGCCGATCGGACCGATGAGATCGTCGCCCGATATGCCCAACAAGGGGTTCTGCTTCGGTCGTATGAGGGACGGATCGGAAAGACCGCCTGCTTAAACAATGCGGCGCCGCTGGCAAAGGGGGAGATCATTGTTTTCTCCGATGCGAATTCGAAATACGATCGAGAGGCGATCAAAAGGTTGGTGTCGCATTTCTCCGATTCTCACATCGGTTTTGTCACCGGGGGGACGAAGTACATCTCGGAAGACGGCGGGAAGATGCTCGACTCGATCGGGATCTACTCGAAGATCGAAAAAGCGACCAAGCGCCTGGAGAGCCGAACCGGCTCCTGCGTCGGCGCGGACGGCGCCATTTTCGCCATTCGAAAAAGCCTGTATCAGCCGCTTCAGAGTGTCGACATCAATGATTTTGTGATTCCTCTGAATATCATCCGAAAAGGATTTAGAGGCATCTTGGATGAAAACGCCTTCTGCATCGAAAAAATTGCGAAGGGGACCAAAGGGGAATTCAACCGCCAGGTCAGAATCACCAACCGGACCATTCGGGCGGTGGTGAATCAAAGAGACCTGCTGAATCCATTTCAATACGGTTTCTTTGCATTCGAACTTGCATCGCATAAACTCTGTAAGCTGCTCGTTCCCTTCTTTTTGTTGAGCGCGTTTATTTTAAACCTCTTCCTTCTGAGACAGGGAACGCTTTATATCGCCGCCTTATTTGTTCAGTTGTCCCTTTATGGTCTGAGTGCTCTGGGACATTGGGGATGGCTGAAAGATTTCTCCCGACTGATCTCCATGGCCCATACTTTTGTGGTGGTGAACGCCGCCATTTTAACGGGCTGGATCAAATATATGAAGGGAGACACCTATACCACCTGGACCACCGCGCGCGAGGGTCTGGGAAACAACAAACCATCGATGGGGGTAAAATGA
- a CDS encoding DegT/DnrJ/EryC1/StrS family aminotransferase, whose product MKIQRTIPPAAAPLDWRDLGRGVTGLFSNRVSARRVEAEMKAYFGVKHLFLVSSGKAALTLILLALKSLSPKREVVIPAYTCFSVPSAVVKAGLDVALCDLDASTFDFDYRLLEAAVNEKTLCVIPSHLFGIPSEMDRVNAICREKGVYVVEDAAQAMGGTYKGGKLGTLGDVGFFSLGRGKNITCGSGGIIVTNSDSIAEAIRRHDHGLEAPRMGETLGELLQLMLMALFIRPVFYWFPAGLPFLKLGETFFHRDFPVKRLSGAKAGLLRNWRERLERSNQKRAETAAYFREHLQLKTSKKEDIPYLRLPILMNRREERDRLYALSRKQGYGLSLMYPAPINEIEEIKDDFKGSDFPVAKKMAETLFALPTHPYLSERDKREICALLAKASPSQDLGWAADCSIGNR is encoded by the coding sequence ATGAAGATACAGCGGACGATCCCTCCGGCGGCGGCCCCGCTCGATTGGCGAGACCTTGGACGAGGGGTGACCGGTCTGTTTTCCAATCGTGTTTCGGCTCGGCGGGTTGAAGCCGAGATGAAGGCCTATTTCGGCGTGAAGCATCTCTTCCTCGTTTCATCCGGAAAAGCCGCGCTGACGTTGATCTTGCTCGCGCTGAAGTCGCTCTCTCCGAAGAGAGAGGTGGTGATTCCGGCGTATACTTGTTTCTCCGTTCCTTCGGCCGTCGTGAAAGCCGGACTCGATGTGGCGCTGTGTGATCTCGATGCGTCGACATTCGATTTTGATTACAGACTTCTGGAAGCGGCGGTGAATGAAAAGACCCTCTGTGTAATTCCGAGCCACCTTTTCGGTATTCCATCGGAGATGGACCGGGTCAATGCGATTTGCAGGGAGAAGGGCGTTTATGTCGTCGAAGATGCCGCCCAGGCGATGGGGGGGACCTACAAAGGGGGAAAACTCGGCACACTCGGAGATGTCGGCTTTTTCAGTCTCGGTCGCGGCAAGAACATCACCTGCGGTTCGGGCGGGATTATTGTCACAAATTCAGATTCAATCGCCGAGGCGATCCGCCGGCACGATCATGGCCTTGAAGCCCCGCGGATGGGTGAAACGCTCGGCGAGCTTCTACAGCTGATGTTGATGGCCCTTTTTATTCGGCCGGTCTTTTACTGGTTTCCGGCCGGGCTTCCTTTTCTTAAACTGGGGGAGACTTTTTTCCACCGGGACTTTCCGGTGAAGCGGTTGTCGGGGGCGAAAGCCGGCCTCCTACGAAATTGGCGGGAGCGTCTGGAACGATCCAATCAAAAGAGAGCGGAAACGGCGGCCTATTTCAGAGAACATTTGCAATTGAAGACATCGAAGAAAGAGGATATTCCCTATCTCCGTTTGCCGATCCTGATGAATCGCCGTGAAGAGCGCGACCGGCTTTATGCCCTCTCGCGAAAGCAGGGTTACGGCCTCAGCCTGATGTATCCGGCGCCGATCAATGAAATCGAAGAGATCAAGGACGATTTCAAGGGGAGCGACTTTCCCGTCGCGAAAAAGATGGCGGAGACCCTTTTCGCATTGCCGACCCATCCGTATCTTTCGGAGCGGGACAAGAGAGAGATTTGTGCGCTTCTTGCCAAGGCGTCCCCCTCGCAAGATCTCGGATGGGCTGCGGATTGTTCGATCGGAAATCGTTAG
- a CDS encoding FemAB family PEP-CTERM system-associated protein, whose product MKIGLYQPKDRLRWEEYVKSAPASTLYHHIGWKEIVEKSFGQKTYYWYAEDRLGHIRGVFPAVHLKSFLFGNFMVSLPYFNYGGICAEEDSVTAAFLEEAARCAEKEGMSHIELRQEAPLNIGLPYKTAKVSMRLSLPANSDALFKTFDAKLRSQVRRPTKDGMISKIGKRDELDSFYAVFSENMRDLGTPVYPKAFFKNILETFPETSWICTVYQGSLPVASGFLIGFREMIEIPWASSLKAYSRSSPNMLLYWAALGFACERGYRLFDFGRSTPGEGTYKFKEQWGAKAVPLYWHYWMKNEGALPELNPKNPKYAAAIQLWKKLPVGLTKLIGPSIVRNLP is encoded by the coding sequence ATGAAGATCGGCTTATACCAACCGAAAGATCGGCTTCGATGGGAGGAGTATGTCAAAAGCGCTCCCGCATCGACCCTTTATCATCATATCGGTTGGAAGGAGATCGTTGAGAAGAGTTTCGGCCAGAAAACATATTATTGGTATGCGGAAGACCGGCTCGGCCATATCCGGGGGGTTTTCCCCGCCGTTCACCTCAAGAGCTTTCTCTTCGGGAATTTTATGGTCTCCCTTCCGTATTTCAATTACGGCGGTATCTGCGCCGAGGAGGATTCGGTGACGGCCGCCTTTTTGGAAGAAGCGGCCCGATGCGCCGAGAAAGAGGGAATGTCCCATATCGAGTTGAGGCAGGAAGCCCCTTTGAATATCGGTCTCCCTTACAAAACCGCAAAGGTGTCGATGCGGCTGAGCCTTCCCGCGAACAGCGATGCGCTCTTTAAGACGTTTGATGCCAAGCTTAGAAGCCAGGTGCGAAGACCGACGAAAGATGGAATGATTTCGAAGATCGGAAAGCGCGACGAGCTCGACAGCTTCTATGCCGTCTTCTCCGAAAATATGCGCGACCTCGGAACCCCCGTTTATCCGAAAGCATTTTTCAAAAATATCCTGGAGACGTTTCCGGAAACGAGTTGGATCTGCACGGTTTACCAAGGGTCGCTTCCGGTCGCTTCCGGGTTTTTGATCGGGTTCAGAGAAATGATTGAAATCCCCTGGGCCTCTTCATTGAAAGCGTATAGCCGATCGAGTCCGAACATGCTTCTTTACTGGGCCGCGCTGGGGTTCGCTTGCGAGAGAGGATATCGGCTTTTTGATTTCGGCCGTTCGACGCCGGGGGAAGGGACTTACAAATTTAAAGAACAGTGGGGGGCCAAAGCGGTTCCGTTGTATTGGCACTACTGGATGAAAAATGAGGGGGCGCTTCCGGAATTGAACCCCAAAAATCCGAAGTATGCGGCGGCGATCCAGCTCTGGAAAAAGCTTCCGGTCGGCTTAACGAAACTGATCGGCCCTTCGATCGTGAGGAATCTTCCATGA
- a CDS encoding GNAT family N-acetyltransferase: MEQWRELSKEWNDLLHRSGSNRVFLTSEWLYSWAECFLKEDRALYILTVYNDKTLIGIAPWCIRKARYAGFPMRRIEFLGTPETGSDYLDVFAKKGKEKEVARSIYHFLFGVGASQWDCFGFLDIPSDSLFLLHFMELMQEDGKYLEVEAGAFCPIFALPKTREDFLAKLSYSRRQRYLRDSRILEKEGDVRHDSIKLESGLALKEFRALYQKRWTDSDPLFLFLEQALLRFQGGDQVQLDLLNVNGRMVAGLLHLRYGESLSLYLMTVDHTFNKTISIGNILVGRSIEKAMAEGFSEYNFLKGNEEYKFYWADQGDRSLHLFFYKRRWPLLIWLTVRFLKSIAKIWVR, encoded by the coding sequence ATGGAGCAGTGGAGGGAGCTTTCCAAAGAGTGGAACGATCTCCTTCACCGGTCGGGGTCGAACCGCGTTTTTCTCACATCGGAATGGCTTTACTCCTGGGCGGAGTGTTTCCTTAAAGAAGACCGCGCGCTCTATATCCTGACGGTTTACAATGACAAGACCCTTATCGGGATCGCCCCCTGGTGCATACGGAAAGCGCGATACGCAGGCTTTCCGATGCGGCGGATCGAATTTCTCGGAACGCCCGAAACCGGATCGGATTATCTCGACGTCTTTGCAAAAAAGGGGAAAGAAAAAGAGGTCGCCCGATCGATTTATCATTTTCTTTTTGGCGTGGGGGCTTCTCAGTGGGACTGTTTCGGGTTTCTCGATATCCCTTCCGATTCTTTATTCCTTCTTCACTTCATGGAGCTGATGCAGGAGGATGGAAAGTATCTGGAGGTGGAAGCGGGGGCCTTTTGCCCGATTTTTGCCCTTCCAAAAACCCGCGAAGACTTTTTGGCGAAACTCTCTTACAGCCGAAGACAGCGCTATTTAAGGGACTCCAGAATTCTAGAAAAGGAAGGGGATGTCCGACATGACTCCATTAAATTGGAGTCGGGGCTGGCGCTGAAGGAATTCAGAGCGCTTTACCAGAAGCGGTGGACCGATTCGGACCCCCTCTTCCTTTTCCTGGAGCAGGCGCTCCTCCGTTTTCAAGGGGGGGATCAGGTTCAACTCGATCTTTTGAATGTCAACGGAAGAATGGTGGCGGGACTTCTTCATTTACGGTATGGGGAGAGCCTTTCGCTTTACCTGATGACGGTGGATCACACCTTCAATAAAACCATCAGCATCGGCAATATTCTGGTCGGACGATCGATTGAAAAGGCGATGGCGGAAGGATTTTCCGAATACAACTTTCTCAAGGGGAACGAGGAGTACAAGTTTTATTGGGCCGACCAAGGGGACCGCTCGCTCCACCTCTTTTTTTATAAACGAAGATGGCCTCTGCTGATCTGGCTGACGGTTCGATTTTTAAAATCGATCGCCAAAATTTGGGTGAGATAG
- the xrtW gene encoding exosortase W, with amino-acid sequence MKLTSKSVILANAKENFLINGQILGLAGFLIFALAFCYAQVFVTLVRLWWNNDIYSYGFLIPWISLYLVWVQREKLRVMAPAPDLLKGGLLLLAGLMILALGQASGIALLEELSLIVTLAGGVLLLLGKRFLYRLWLPIAYLLFMIPVWGFITERLHLPFQLFSANLGTKLLQFGGIPAYRNGIYIELPNIILEVANACSGVNYLIAVIAIGIPMANLFLNGWWRKAVLIGFSVTIAAFSNVLRVALIGTLSYYGIAGDLHGPLHILQGLSVSMIGYGAIFAGVWFLSHPATPAESFGKAPAPESRRLPILKQETMYLGLSVCAVLLLAGSYLHFYQRSSVPLKRSLGDFPVQVGGWIGKETSPDDSFSDNFGVDQELSRSYRTIFGESVRFYIGYYQYQDHGKELVHYKMLELHRKAEKIKAGVDGRNVIEVNRVVDENAKKVTFFWYHLYGSDVSDWYQAKKEMTIQSLFRGRTHGAVVMVTADLSHPEDLEKASAHSASFIEVIRPLLPKFLPQ; translated from the coding sequence ATGAAACTTACAAGCAAATCAGTCATTCTTGCGAATGCCAAAGAGAATTTTTTAATCAATGGGCAGATTCTCGGTTTGGCAGGTTTTCTCATTTTCGCCCTCGCTTTTTGTTATGCCCAGGTGTTTGTGACCCTGGTCCGTCTCTGGTGGAACAACGACATTTACTCGTATGGCTTCCTTATCCCCTGGATCAGCCTTTATCTGGTCTGGGTTCAAAGAGAGAAGCTGCGCGTGATGGCGCCGGCCCCGGACCTTTTGAAAGGGGGTCTCTTACTTCTGGCCGGTTTAATGATCCTGGCGCTCGGTCAGGCCAGCGGGATTGCCTTGCTGGAAGAGCTCTCGTTGATTGTCACTCTGGCGGGTGGGGTTCTTCTGCTCCTGGGAAAGCGGTTTCTTTATCGCTTGTGGCTTCCGATCGCCTATCTTCTTTTTATGATCCCCGTTTGGGGGTTCATTACGGAACGGCTCCATCTCCCCTTTCAGCTTTTTTCGGCGAATCTGGGGACAAAGCTTTTACAATTCGGGGGGATTCCGGCTTATCGGAATGGAATCTATATCGAGTTGCCGAATATTATCTTGGAAGTGGCGAATGCATGCAGCGGGGTCAACTACCTGATCGCCGTGATCGCGATCGGGATCCCGATGGCCAATCTTTTTCTCAACGGGTGGTGGCGAAAAGCGGTTCTGATCGGATTTTCGGTCACCATCGCGGCTTTCAGCAACGTGTTGCGGGTGGCGCTGATCGGAACCCTTTCTTATTACGGAATTGCAGGAGACCTTCACGGCCCCCTCCACATCCTGCAGGGACTTTCCGTCTCCATGATCGGCTATGGGGCCATTTTTGCGGGGGTGTGGTTTCTCTCGCATCCTGCGACTCCGGCGGAATCCTTTGGAAAGGCTCCGGCGCCGGAATCGCGTCGGCTCCCCATTCTGAAGCAGGAGACGATGTACCTCGGCCTGTCGGTCTGCGCCGTTTTATTGTTGGCCGGGAGTTATCTTCATTTCTATCAACGGTCGTCGGTTCCGTTGAAGCGAAGCCTGGGGGATTTTCCCGTTCAGGTCGGAGGCTGGATCGGGAAAGAAACGTCACCGGACGATTCCTTCAGTGACAATTTTGGCGTGGATCAGGAGCTTTCGAGGAGCTACCGTACTATTTTCGGCGAGTCTGTTCGTTTTTATATCGGATATTACCAATACCAGGACCATGGGAAAGAGCTGGTTCACTATAAAATGCTTGAACTTCATCGGAAGGCGGAAAAAATAAAAGCCGGCGTCGACGGTCGCAACGTCATCGAGGTGAATCGCGTCGTGGACGAAAATGCAAAGAAGGTCACCTTCTTTTGGTACCATTTGTACGGGAGCGACGTCTCGGATTGGTATCAGGCAAAAAAAGAGATGACGATTCAGTCTTTGTTCAGAGGAAGGACCCACGGCGCCGTCGTCATGGTCACGGCCGACCTGTCTCATCCGGAGGATCTTGAGAAGGCATCCGCACACAGTGCCTCATTTATAGAGGTGATCCGACCTCTGCTTCCCAAATTCTTACCCCAATGA